gtctcgccctcctcctggcataacgaGGGTGCAACCCGCCCCATCTTGATGTCAGGAGGACGGctcgaggaaggcacgcagcaaccGAGAGCCTTCTGTAGCGCTCTCAGCCACtacgtgtctcaccctcctcctggcataaggagggTGCGAGCAGGCCCATCTTGATGTCAGGAGGACGGCTCGAGGAAAGCACAGAGCAgccgagagccctctggagcactctcagccactacaTGTCCTGTCCTCCTCCTGGTATAAGGAGGGTGCGAGCAGCCCCATCTTGATGCCAGGAGgacggctcaaggaaggcacgcagcaaccGAGAGCCCTCAGTAGCACTCTTAGCCACtacatgtctcgccctcctcctggcataacgaGGGTGCAAGCAGACCCATCTTGATGTCAGGAGGACGGctcgaggaaggcacgcagcaaccGAGAGCCCTCTGTAGCGCTCTCAGCCACTACGTGTCTCATCCTCCTTCTGGCATAATGCGAAGAGGAGACCCCGGGTGAAGGGGATCGGGGCAGTCGCCACAGGTCTTGCCGTTCTCCGAGCATAAGTATGGGGTGAGCAGTCCCGTCCTTATGACGGGAGAACAACCTGAGGACCCTGGCCCTCCCGCTCCCGGGCCCACCCCACCCAGCATGTGTCCAGCCTCTCTCACTCCTGGCCGAGCCTTAACTTTGACTTCATTTTCTTACATCTGCGCATGTGCTGCGTGCTTTGAGATCACTCTCTCTGAGTGAGTGTCACAGAGATGTAGTGATCGGTGTGTCCTCCCCACCTCTCTTTGAAGCCTTAGAAGAGATGGGTGTTAGAGTAGCCCAGGCCTAGttgtttactattaagaaatgctgTTATTCTTTACtattctgcatctttgcctgcctAAGCTCTGAATTCTTCGCAGCCACACCCaacggcacttcacgctctgcatGCTGTGAGCTAATTCTCAACTTTAACTTTCCTATTTGTGTTTTAGGGTAGCTTTCCCTAGGACGTGGTCCATGAACACAGCCTACAACCAGGCCGAGGGCCTGCCTCCTTGGGGTGGGGGTCCGAGGGTCCTATTGGTGGGCCTTTGGGAGGCACCTCTGTTGAGCGAGTGGGCTTATTCataaaagaccctccccataaacgcATAGCAGAGCAACTTATTagcagcaccagtagccaaaagtgataaaaagaacaaaaacacacagaccaatgttatctcttcctttaggaggtttgcctttgtagtaaaataatatggttgcactatttacaaaaacaaggtttccataacacaaataaagttctttatatttCCTTCTTTACATTGACCATGTGCTTttctctcatgcagataaacagtttcaccctcacagagcctcctctcacaccaaactcacacaggagcttcacacattaGCTCTGACACTAGAACTTGTCTCACAAGGCCTTCGACCtagggccttctcacactgaggccccgctcacactgaggccttttcACATTGAAGCCTTCCTCACACTGAAGCCCTCCTCACATTGAAGCCTTCCTCATACTAAAGCCCTCCTCGCACTGAGgccctctcacactgaggccttctcacactgaagccTTTCTCACACTGAAGCCTTCCTCACACTGAGGCCCTCCTCACACTGAGACCctcctcacactgaggccttctcacattgAAGCCTTCCTCAAaatgaggccttctcacactgaagccttcctcacactgaggccttcctCACACTGAGGCACTACTCACACTGAGACCCTCCTCACACTGAATCCTTCCTCACACTGAggcccttctcacactgaggcccttctcacactgaggcccttCTTACACTGAAGCCTTCCTCACACTGAGGCCCTCCACACATTGAGGCCTTCCTTGCACTGAGGCACTACTTACACTGAGACCCTCCTCACACTGAAGCCTTCCTCACACTGAGGCCCTGCTCACACTGGGGCCCTCCTCACagtgaggccttctcacactgaggccttctcacattgaagctttctcacaatGAAGTCTTCCTCACACTGAAgcctttctcacactgaggccctcctcacactgaggcctactaagctacaggcacacctgcttatattgagcTGCAGCTTTTCCTGAGTCATTGCTTCCATTGAACACTTTctgtgcttgactcacattttttgtATAAACATTTCTGACCGCCTCACCTTGTACTTGGCGGCCAGGTGCTCGGTGGCCTGCCGCTCCTTGCGCAGCTCGCCCAGCAtgctctccttctcctccaggaGCCGGGCCTTCTCCTCGCTGACCAGGCTGCGGTCGTCCTGGATGGCGGCCTTCTCCTGCTCCAGCCGCTCCTTCTGGGCCTTGAGGTAGCCCTCCACCTTCTTCTCCAGGAGCCGCCCGTCCTCTTCCCGCTGCTGTTGTGGAGATGTCCCGTCccggctattgttgttgttgttgttgtcatcgtcGTCGTCCTCGGTCTCGTCCTCCTCGTTGTCCACCCCGCCGGGGCCCTTCTTCCTCTGCCGGTGGTGGTGCCGGTGCTTGAGTCCGCCGCCACCTCCCAGCATGCCCCTCTTCTGCAGCTGGGCCTTGAGCCGGGCCACCTCAGCGCGGAACTCCCGCAGGAGGGCGTCCTTGGGGTCCTCGTTGACGCGGGGCCGGTTGCGGACGCGCTTGGCCCTCCCGGCGAAGCGCAGCGTGGAGAGGCTCTCCTCCAGGCAGAGCGAGGCCGGGCTGAGCGTGGCCAGCAGGGCGGTGCGCGCCGAGCCCCCCAGCGAGTCCTGCAGCAGCCGCGTCAGCTTGGAGTCCCGGTAGGGCACGTGGGTGCGGCACCGCCCCTCCGCCAGCGCCCAGATGACGTGCCCCAGCGCCGACAGCGACAGGTTGATGCGTGCCGCCTCCCGACCTCCGCCGACGACACCGACTCCGACACCTCCGCCTCGTCCTTGCCTCTCCCCACCGGCCAGGTCTACGAGGTGCAGCTTGCCCACGCGGACCGGCTCGGCCTCGCCGTCCTGGCTGCACTCGATGGTGAGGAGCACCACGGCGTGCGAGCGGGAGCTGCGGGGGTTGACGGCGGTGGCCCCGCGGGCACGACAGCGCTGGCCTAAGCGCAGGACGTGGCGCAGCTCGGCGGCATCTTTCGTCACGAAGGCGGAGAGGTCCTTGAGGTACACGCCTCGTTCGGGGCTCTCCTTGAGCTCCAGCCGCCGCGGCGACGAGCCGAGACCCGAACCTGGCGGGGCGAGAAGGTCGCGCACCTCCTCCAGGTAGACCTCCAGGAAGGAGGCGCGGACGAGGAAGCGCTGCTCCGGGGCGGCCCCGGCGATGCGGGCGAAGAGCAGCTCGGCCGCCAGAGGGAGCAAGCCCCGGCAGGGCACGGGATCCGAAAGACTTTCAGTGTCTTCTGACTCCCCTTCTGCGATCTCCGCATCCTCATCCGCGCCCTCTTCGCCGTCCCCGCCGGGCCCGAAGAGCGAGAAGGTCTTGCCGGAGCCGCTCTGCCCGTAGCACAGCAAGGTCCCGTTGACGCCGCCCAGCGCCGCCTCCACCAcgggcgccgccgccgccgcgaaCAGCGCGCCCTCCTCGCCCCCGCCGCCCCCGAACACGCCGTCCAGGGAGAAGCTCTTCAGCGCCGCCGGGTCGCCCGGGGAGGCCCGCAGCAGCACCTGCCCCTGCGCCCGGTCCAGGAACACGGCCCGCTCCGCGCCCTGGGACGCCTCGCGCCGGGACAGGCCGCGGCACCGCGCCACCACCCGCAGCGCCTCCCCGCCCCCGCCGCCCCCGCCGCCCGTCCCCGGAGCAGGCATCACCGCGCCGCGCCCTCGCCCGCGcccgcctccgcctccgcctcgCGCATCCCCGGACGATCCTTCCTCTCCCGCGGTCAGGACACGAATGAGCGCCGCGCAGGGAGGGAGGAGCCACGCAAGGGGCGGGGATAGatcaagccacgcccctccgcgTCTCTCATTGGGCCTCCCAGGCGCAAGAGTGGGACACAGAGTGGAGGGAGGAGCCACGCAAGGGGCGGGAATATatcaagccacgcccctccgcgTCAATCATTGGGCCTCCCAGGCGCAAGGGAGTCTCGCCTTGGAAGGATGAGCCACGCAAGGGGCGGGGATAgatgaagccacgcccctcctcgTCTCTCATTGGGCTTCCCAGGCGCAAGGGTGGGACACAGAGTGGAGGGAGGAGCCACGCAAGGGGCGGGGATAGATGAAGCCACGCCTCTCCTCGTCTCTCATTGGGCGTCCCAGGCGCAAGGGAGTCTCGCCTTGGAAGGATGAGCCACGCGAGGGGCGGGGATAGATCAAGCCACGCCCCTCCTCGTCTCTCATTCGGCTTCCCAGGCGGAAGGGCGGGGCACAGAGTGGAGGGAGGAGCCACGCAAGGGGCGGGGATAgatgaagccacgcccctcctcgTCTCTCATTGGGCGTCCCAGGCGCAAGGGAGTCTCGCCTTGGAAGGATGAGCCACGCGAGGGGCGGGGATAGATCAAGCCACGCCCCTCCTCGTCTCTCATTCGGCTTCCCAGGCGCAAGGGCGGGGCACAGAGTGGAGGGAGGAGCCACGCAAGGGGCGGGGATAgatgaagccacgcccctcctcgTCTCTCATTGGGCTTCCCAGGCGCAAGAGTGGGACACAGAGTGGAGGGAGGAGCCAAGCAAGGGGCGGGGATAGATATAGCCACGCCTCTCCTCGTCTCTCATTGGGCGTCCCAGGCGCAAGGGAGTCTCGCCTTGGAAGGATGAGCCACGCAAGGGGCGGGGATAgaggaagccacgcccctccgccTCTCTCATTGGGCGTCCCAGGCGCAAGGGTGGGACACAGAGTGGAGGGAGGAGCCAAGCAAGGGGCGGGGATAGATATAGCCACGCCTCTCCTCGTCTCTCATTGGGCGTCCCAGGCGCAAGGGAGTCTCGCCTTGGAAGGATGAGCCACGCGAGGGGCGGGGATAGATCAAGCCACGCCCCTCCTCGTCTCTCATTCGGCTTCCCAGGCGCAAGGGCGGGGCACAGAGTGGAGGGAGGAGCCACGCAAGGGGCGGGGATAgatgaagccacgcccctcctcgTCTCTCATTGGGCTTCCCAGGCGCAAGAGTGGGACACAGAGTGGAGGGAGGAGCCAAGCAAGGGGCGGGGATAGATATAGCCACGCCTCTCCTCGTCTCTCATTGGGCGTCCCAGGCGCAAGGGAGTCTCGCCTTGGAAGGATGAGCCACGCAAGGGGCGGGGATAgaggaagccacgcccctccgccTCTCTCATTGGGCGTCCCAGGCGCAAGGGTGGGACACAGAGTGGAGGGAGGAGCCAAGCAAGGGGCGGGGATAcatgaagccacgcccctccgcgTCTCTCATTGGGCGTCCCAGGCGCAAGAGCGGGACACAGAGTGGAGGGAGGAGCCACGCAAGGGGCGGGGATATatcaagccacgcccctccgcgTCTCTCATTGGGCCTCCCAGGCGCAAGAGTGGGACACAGAGTGGAGGGAGGAGCCAAGCAAGGGGCGGTGATAcatgaagccacgcccctccgcgTCTCTCATTGGGCGTCCCAGGCGCAAGGGAGTCTCGCCTTGGAAGGATGAGCCACGCAAGGGGCGGGGATAgaggaagccacgcccctcctcgTCTCTCATTCGGCTTCCCAGGCGCAAGGGCGGGGCAGACAGTCTCGCCTTGGAGGGAGGAGCCACGCAAGGGGCGGGGATATATCAAACCACGCCTCTCCTCGTCTCTCATTGGGCCTCCCAGGCGCAAGGGCGGGGCACAGAGTGGAGGGATGAGCCACGTAAGGGGCGGGGATATATCAAGCCACGCCCCTCCTCGTCTCTCATTGGGCCTCCCAGGCGCAAGGGCGGGGCAGACAGAGTCCCGCTAATGAAGGAGGCGCAAAGCCTCGCCTTGGAGGGAGGAGCCACATAAAGGGCGGGGCCTAAGGTGACCACGCCCCTCTCATCTTTCATTCGATTTGCCAGGCTCAGGAGGTTGGGCAAGagagccacgcccccttttcctCGCAGTCTCTTCTTATTGAGGGGCGGGACAAACGGAGCCACGCCCCCTTCTTCCCACTCATATTTTCTCCTTTGAAGGGCGGGGCGAAAGCAGACCACGCCCCTTGCGCATCGAATTATGTTTCCCAGGCGCAGGGGCGGGGCAGACAGAGTCACGCCCCCTTCTTCCTCCACTCCCAGTCTCTCTTCTCCGCAGGGGAGGAGCCATTGAAAAGGGGCGGGGCAAACAAGGTCACGCCCCCTTCTACCTCCACTGATATCTCTCTTCTTTGAGGGGCGGGGCGACAAAAGCCACGCCTCTCCTTTTACCCAATCCTGAGCCACGCCCCTCTCCGTCTCTCATTGGGTTTTCCAGGCGCAGGGGGCGGGGCAAAAGAATACTCATATTCTGTTTCTTGAGGGGCGGGGTAAACAGAGCCACGCCCCTTCTTCCCGCTCATATTTTCTCCTTTGAAGGGCGGGACGAAAACAGACCACGCCCCTTCCCGCCTCTCATGGGGCTTCCCAGGCAAAGCCTCGCCTTGGAGGGAGGAGTCACGCAAGGGGCGGGAACACACTGAGACCACGCCCCTATCCGCCTCTTATTGCGCTTTGTAGGCGCAGGGGGCGGGGCAAACCGAGTCACGCccacttttcccctctatttacATTGTCTGTTCTTTGAGGGGCGGAGCAAACAGTGTCACGCCCACTTCTTCCTCTTTTCACCCGTCTCCTCGAGGAGGGGCGGGGCGAAAGGAGCCACGCCCCTTCTGCGCCAGCTTCACaggcatctatgacaggcatcttcagaggttgtgaggtttgttggaaacgagtcaagtggggtttatatctatctatctatctatctgtggaatgatgtctgttaatgttacaattaatcaccttgattagcactgaaaagccctgcagcttcaaggcctgcctgcttcctgcctggggggaagggagaatcctttgttgggaggtgttagctggccctgattgtttactgtctaggattcccctgttttctgagtgctgttctttattccaggcatgaaaggaaacaatcagggccaactaacacctccctccaaacaaaggattcccaccccccaccccaggcaggaatcaagcaaggcctttcagtgctaatcaaggcgatgaattgcaacattagcagacaagagttctctcgttctcccaccctggagatgcCTGGTTTCCAtcagacctgacaacctctgaggatgccttccgtagatgtgggcgaaacgtcaggagagaatgctactgggacaTGTTTTCCAGAACGCCCggaaaaagtcacagcaacccaatgccatGTTCAGTCAACACACTTTCCCAGCTCCGTGCCCCCCGCCCCCAAATTGCTCTTGTCtgttaaatgttgcaattaatcaacttgattagcactgaaaagcctcgcagcttcaaggcctggctgcttcctgcctgggggggggggaggagagggggaaatcctttgttgggaggtgttagctggccctgattgtttactgtctaggattcccctgttttctgagcgcTGTTCTTTATTCCAGGcatgaaaggaaacaatcagggccaactaacacctccctccaaacaaaggattcccacccaCACCCCCacaccccaggcaggaatcaagcaaggcctttcagtgctaatcaaagcgattaattgcaacattaacagacaagagttctttccaacaaacctcacaacctctgaggatgccttccgtagatgtaggcgaaacgtcaggagagaatgctactgggacaTGTTTTCCAGAACGCCCggaaaaagtcacagcaacccaatgccatGTTCAGTCAACACACTTTCCCAGCTCCGTGCCCCCCGCCCCCAAATTGCTCTTGTCtgttaaatgttgcaattaatcaacttgattagcactgaaaagcctcgcagcttcaaggcctggctgcttcctgcctggggggaagggagaatcctttgttgggaggtgttagctggccctgattgtttactgactaaaattcccctgttttctgagttctGTTCTTTATTCCAGGcatgaaaggaaacaatcagggccaactaacacctccctccaaacaaaggattcccacccccccccccaggcaggaatcaagcaaggcctttcagtgctaatcaaggcgatgaattgcaacattagcagacaagagttctctcgttctcccaccctggagatgcCTGGTTTCCAtcag
The sequence above is a segment of the Anolis carolinensis isolate JA03-04 unplaced genomic scaffold, rAnoCar3.1.pri scaffold_27, whole genome shotgun sequence genome. Coding sequences within it:
- the kif3c gene encoding kinesin-like protein KIF3C isoform X4, translated to MPAPGTGGGGGGGGEALRVVARCRGLSRREASQGAERAVFLDRAQGQVLLRASPGDPAALKSFSLDGVFGGGGGEEGALFAAAAAPVVEAALGGVNGTLLCYGQSGSGKTFSLFGPGGDGEEGADEDAEIAEGESEDTESLSDPVPCRGLLPLAAELLFARIAGAAPEQRFLVRASFLEVYLEEVRDLLAPPGSGLGSSPRRLELKESPERGVYLKDLSAFVTKDAAELRHVLRLGQRCRARGATAVNPRSSRSHAVVLLTIECSQDGEAEPVRVGKLHLVDLAGGERQGRGGGVGVGVVGGGREAARINLSLSALGHVIWALAEGRCRTHVPYRDSKLTRLLQDSLGGSARTALLATLSPASLCLEESLSTLRFAGRAKRVRNRPRVNEDPKDALLREFRAEVARLKAQLQKRGMLGGGGGLKHRHHHRQRKKGPGGVDNEEDETEDDDDDNNNNNNSRDGTSPQQQREEDGRLLEKKVEGYLKAQKERLEQEKAAIQDDRSLVSEEKARLLEEKESMLGELRKERQATEHLAAKYKAMESKLLIGGRNIMDHTNEQQKMLELKRQEIAEQKRREREIQQQMLLRNEETMELRETFTSLQQEVEIKTKKLKKLYAKLQAVKAEIQDQHDEYIRVRQDLEEAQNEQTRELKLKYLIIENFIPPEEKNKIMNRLYFDCEEDQWKFQPLVLGAAGSSASSALSSTAGATQMKRRPASAVGYKRPISQYARLAMSMGSHPRYRAENIMFLELDVSPPTIFEFEITGDPAEQDPRALHLERLTRLDSLLEPPAASRVRKSRSWCQAPRPLPSSTSHVSLASGSQTPPTAAAAAVAAHQ
- the kif3c gene encoding kinesin-like protein KIF3C isoform X3, with translation MPAPGTGGGGGGGGEALRVVARCRGLSRREASQGAERAVFLDRAQGQVLLRASPGDPAALKSFSLDGVFGGGGGEEGALFAAAAAPVVEAALGGVNGTLLCYGQSGSGKTFSLFGPGGDGEEGADEDAEIAEGESEDTESLSDPVPCRGLLPLAAELLFARIAGAAPEQRFLVRASFLEVYLEEVRDLLAPPGSGLGSSPRRLELKESPERGVYLKDLSAFVTKDAAELRHVLRLGQRCRARGATAVNPRSSRSHAVVLLTIECSQDGEAEPVRVGKLHLVDLAGGERQGRGGGVGVGVVGGGREAARINLSLSALGHVIWALAEGRCRTHVPYRDSKLTRLLQDSLGGSARTALLATLSPASLCLEESLSTLRFAGRAKRVRNRPRVNEDPKDALLREFRAEVARLKAQLQKRGMLGGGGGLKHRHHHRQRKKGPGGVDNEEDETEDDDDDNNNNNNSRDGTSPQQQREEDGRLLEKKVEGYLKAQKERLEQEKAAIQDDRSLVSEEKARLLEEKESMLGELRKERQATEHLAAKYKAMESKLLIGGRNIMDHTNEQQKMLELKRQEIAEQKRREREIQQQMLLRNEETMELRETFTSLQQEVEIKTKKLKKLYAKLQAVKAEIQDQHDEYIRVRQDLEEAQNEQTRELKLKYLIIENFIPPEEKNKIMNRLYFDCEEDQWKFQPLVLGAAGSSSASSALSSTAGATQMKRRPASAVGYKRPISQYARLAMSMGSHPRYRAENIMFLELDVSPPTIFEFEITGDPAEQDPRALHLERLTRLDSLLEPPAASRVRKSRSWCQAPRPLPSSTSHVSLASGSQTPPTAAAAAVAAHQ
- the kif3c gene encoding kinesin-like protein KIF3C isoform X2, whose amino-acid sequence is MPAPGTGGGGGGGGEALRVVARCRGLSRREASQGAERAVFLDRAQGQVLLRASPGDPAALKSFSLDGVFGGGGGEEGALFAAAAAPVVEAALGGVNGTLLCYGQSGSGKTFSLFGPGGDGEEGADEDAEIAEGESEDTESLSDPVPCRGLLPLAAELLFARIAGAAPEQRFLVRASFLEVYLEEVRDLLAPPGSGLGSSPRRLELKESPERGVYLKDLSAFVTKDAAELRHVLRLGQRCRARGATAVNPRSSRSHAVVLLTIECSQDGEAEPVRVGKLHLVDLAGGERQGRGGGVGVGVVGGGREAARINLSLSALGHVIWALAEGRCRTHVPYRDSKLTRLLQDSLGGSARTALLATLSPASLCLEESLSTLRFAGRAKRVRNRPRVNEDPKDALLREFRAEVARLKAQLQKRGMLGGGGGLKHRHHHRQRKKGPGGVDNEEDETEDDDDDNNNNNNSRDGTSPQQQREEDGRLLEKKVEGYLKAQKERLEQEKAAIQDDRSLVSEEKARLLEEKESMLGELRKERQATEHLAAKYKAMESKLLIGGRNIMDHTNEQQKMLELKRQEIAEQKRREREIQQQMLLRNEETMELRETFTSLQQEVEIKTKKLKKLYAKLQAVKAEIQDQHDEYIRVRQDLEEAQNEQTRELKLKYLIIENFIPPEEKNKIMNRLYFDCEEDQWKFQPLVLGAAGPRPTKAQIKLKTSSSASSALSSTAGATQMKRRPASAVGYKRPISQYARLAMSMGSHPRYRAENIMFLELDVSPPTIFEFEITGDPAEQDPRALHLERLTRLDSLLEPPAASRVRKSRSWCQAPRPLPSSTSHVSLASGSQTPPTAAAAAVAAHQ
- the kif3c gene encoding kinesin-like protein KIF3C isoform X1, with protein sequence MPAPGTGGGGGGGGEALRVVARCRGLSRREASQGAERAVFLDRAQGQVLLRASPGDPAALKSFSLDGVFGGGGGEEGALFAAAAAPVVEAALGGVNGTLLCYGQSGSGKTFSLFGPGGDGEEGADEDAEIAEGESEDTESLSDPVPCRGLLPLAAELLFARIAGAAPEQRFLVRASFLEVYLEEVRDLLAPPGSGLGSSPRRLELKESPERGVYLKDLSAFVTKDAAELRHVLRLGQRCRARGATAVNPRSSRSHAVVLLTIECSQDGEAEPVRVGKLHLVDLAGGERQGRGGGVGVGVVGGGREAARINLSLSALGHVIWALAEGRCRTHVPYRDSKLTRLLQDSLGGSARTALLATLSPASLCLEESLSTLRFAGRAKRVRNRPRVNEDPKDALLREFRAEVARLKAQLQKRGMLGGGGGLKHRHHHRQRKKGPGGVDNEEDETEDDDDDNNNNNNSRDGTSPQQQREEDGRLLEKKVEGYLKAQKERLEQEKAAIQDDRSLVSEEKARLLEEKESMLGELRKERQATEHLAAKYKAMESKLLIGGRNIMDHTNEQQKMLELKRQEIAEQKRREREIQQQMLLRNEETMELRETFTSLQQEVEIKTKKLKKLYAKLQAVKAEIQDQHDEYIRVRQDLEEAQNEQTRELKLKYLIIENFIPPEEKNKIMNRLYFDCEEDQWKFQPLVLGAAGPRPTKAQIKLKTSSSSASSALSSTAGATQMKRRPASAVGYKRPISQYARLAMSMGSHPRYRAENIMFLELDVSPPTIFEFEITGDPAEQDPRALHLERLTRLDSLLEPPAASRVRKSRSWCQAPRPLPSSTSHVSLASGSQTPPTAAAAAVAAHQ